In one window of Denticeps clupeoides chromosome 2, fDenClu1.1, whole genome shotgun sequence DNA:
- the skida1 gene encoding SKI/DACH domain-containing protein 1 produces the protein MGDLECGFAEMQGVKLGYLVIGGKQMFALSQVFTDLLKNIPRTTVHKRMDHLNVKKHHCDLEELRKLKAINSIAFHAAKCTLISREDVEALYLSCRTQRLLRASKRPAAEALRGGGWQRKVWLSLRDADLPQCCGKPPCGDAPRPPLRATDPPRGRRRRRDARHARPVLFVPKCCKARPLGGFHLEHQLYLDPRGGCCSSDSESSAFSSLSSSSNSGTSDEDEEEEEDESPSESSDASSDEESSSQSDSSSVSSQVSVQSIRFRRAGFPAPSARAPLLLQPTFHYNLQPSPARFCFGEPPGPPAFVPEPIKTEAEIKVEEPSDEDEPSWSGARRRKIPPPRGRRPPPESSPRPAEFGEEERAAGRRPTRRAFSLLANFPTPPSLVVGSDGDLSPAYSLNSLRDPRPPHKSHPVWRWQLGGSVVPPPPGQRLRKC, from the coding sequence ATGGGAGACCTGGAGTGCGGCTTCGCGGAGATGCAGGGCGTCAAACTCGGATACTTGGTCATCGGGGGCAAGCAGATGTTCGCCCTCTCGCAGGTCTTCACGGACCTCCTGAAGAACATCCCGCGCACCACGGTGCACAAGCGCATGGACCACCTGAACGTGAAGAAGCACCACTGCGACCTGGAGGAGCTGCGCAAGCTCAAGGCGATCAACTCGATCGCGTTCCACGCCGCCAAGTGCACGCTGATCTCCCGGGAGGACGTGGAGGCTCTCTACCTCTCCTGCAGGACGCAGCGCCTGCTCCGGGCCAGCAAGCGGCCGGCGGCCGAGGCGCTGCGGGGCGGCGGGTGGCAGCGGAAAGTTTGGTTAAGTTTACGCGACGCCGATCTACCTCAGTGCTGCGGCAAGCCGCCGTGCGGGGACGCGCCGCGCCCGCCGCTCCGCGCCACCGACCCGCCGCGcgggaggaggcggcggcgcgACGCCCGGCACGCGCGCCCGGTCCTCTTCGTCCCCAAGTGCTGCAAGGCGAGGCCGCTCGGCGGCTTCCACCTCGAGCACCAGCTCTACCTCGACCCCCGCGGCGGCTGCTGCAGCAGCGACTCGGAGTCCAGCGCCTTCTccagcctctccagctccagcaaCTCCGGGACGTcggacgaggacgaggaggaggaggaggacgaatCTCCGTCGGAATCGTCGGACGCCAGCAGCGACGAGGAGAGCTCGTCCCAGTCCGACTCCAGCTCCGTCTCCAGCCAGGTCTCGGTGCAGAGCATCCGCTTCCGCCGCGCCGGCTTCCCCGCCCCGAGCGCCAGAGCGCCGCTGCTCCTGCAGCCCACCTTCCACTACAACCTCCAGCCCAGCCCGGCCCGGTTCTGCTTCGGGGAGCCCCCGGGACCCCCGGCCTTCGTCCCGGAGCCCATCAAGACGGAGGCCGAGATCAAGGTGGAGGAGCCGTCCGACGAGGACGAGCCGAGCTGGAGCGGAGCGCGGCGCAGGAAGATCCCGCCGCCGAGGGGCAGGAGGCCGCCGCCCGAGTCGAGCCCCCGGCCGGCCGAGTTCGGCGAGGAGGAGCGCGCCGCCGGGCGCAGGCCCACGCGGAGAGCCTTCAGCCTGCTGGCGAACTTCCCCACGCCCCCGTCCCTGGTGGTCGGCAGCGACGGCGACCTGAGCCCCGCGTACTCGCTCAACTCCCTGCGGGACCCGCGGCCGCCGCACAAGTCGCACCCGGTGTGGAGGTGGCAGCTCGGCGGCTCCGTGGTCCCTCCCCCACCCGGCCAGAGACTCAGGAAATGCTGA